The following DNA comes from bacterium.
TAACCGCAGGAGGCTGGGCGGCCGTAGCAGGCGCTGTAACAGGCTTGGGCGTCGCTGCTGCCTTCAAAGCTTCATCGGAGAAATCAGGATCCAACTCCAGGATCGGCTTACCGTTCGCGTCTGTTGCCTCCCTGTAAACCTTGCCTCGAACAAGATCCGGATCGTGTTTCTTTACTACATGCAGATCGAGTTCGCCTTTGTTTACCAGTCCGAAAACCGGCTTTCCTGCAGCATCGACGCCTTCTTGATATACGATCAATCCTTTGTTTTCCCACATCGTGCGTCGAAAATTGTGTGCATCTTCCAGAAATTTCACTCTTTCATCATATGTGGGCGCCGAACGCTCCAGATTCTTTAAACGGTAACCACTGGGGTTATCAGCCCAGGCATCTACAATGATTTCGAGCTCTCCACCTTTTTCTCCTGAACCGAAAATGCGGTGTTGTTCTCCTAATCCTGCGAAATCTTCATCCGGATGAAATATTCTGTTTCCTAAATGGCCATCTTCGTATTTGACGCCGTTGTTACCCAGGAACATATCCGACTTAATGAGCTTTTCCATTTCCTCCGGAGTTAACTTACGGCCACTGACTTGATACCATCCGTCTGGCCATTTCTGAAGGACCAGTATAGGTGGGCCACCTTCCGGATTTGCGCTGCGGATTGCAGGTGAGTAAATTGGATTGTCCTTAATGCTGTCGAGCACCTTGGCTCCCTGAATCTGCCCTTCAACTGCCGCGACGCTTTCCCGATAAGCGCCGGGCGTGTAAAAAATCTTGACTACGATGTCATCGATAGGTGTTCCGTCCGGATTAAGAACTCGGAAGACTTGACCAAACGTTCCGCCGCCGAGCCACTCCCCCAGGATTACGCGCTGTGGCGCTTGCCCCGGCTTAAGTCCCGGAATGACAATGGTAGTTCCTTTCAACTGTTCAACGATTTCGAGTATTTGCTTTTTAAGGCCGACAATTCTTAGCATGTCGTCTTTTGTTTTTGACTGCTTGTTGACCGTGGCGTTGTATTCTCCAACTTTGCTCCACAGGTCATCGATCGGGGTCCCGATATCTCCTTCTACTTCCGGGAGGAAGGTTTCGGTGCCGCCACCTTTTTTTGGTGGCGGAGCTGTAGCAACTTCATCCGCTAATTCTGTGCCTCCAGGACTTCGGGCTTTAGGATCCTGAATTCCACCCGGACGTTCGGAGGCGACTTCCGTTTTTGCAGCGTGGAAATCAGAAGTTCCGGCAACTGTATCAGCTGCTTTTGCAGCAGCCGCATCCTTTGCTAACTGTTTTTGTGCCGCTAAGGCCTTCGTCTCCGCAACAGCCGCGCGCCAGGCTAGAAAATCAAGCGGAAGTAAGGCAACGGAAAGGGCAATGCTTTCCACGCGGGCTTCCAGAAGATCTTGATAGTGGATTAAACCTCTGAAATCCAAGCCGCCTACCGCGGCCGCTGCCTGAGCGGTGGAAAGGTCCCCCAACGTCATTAAGGCCAACCCACCCTCGGCTGCAATAAAGATGAGTCCGAGTCCAAGGCTTACCAGCGGTACGGGAGCAGTTACTGCCAGTACAAAAGCTTCTCCGCCGTGCAAGATTAATTCCCACTCCTCATCGGAAGCGTCCTGCGCATCGAAGCTCGAACCAAGCCCGCCCATCATGGAGGTGATTAACTGCTCTCCGAAAATCGGCGCGTAAGCTTTCGCAACTCTTGCAAGTAGACGGCGGTATACGTGGAGCCTGAACTCCTCCATTAATTCTTCGAAAGTTCGAAGTCCGGTCAAATGAACGATCTGCTCATTGAACTTCTGATCCAGTCTTTCGATTGCTTTATCCAGAGCGGCGCTGGTCAGCCGAGCGCGTTCCTCGTCTGTATAGTTGCCGTCCCTGATTTGTGCGAGCACGCGCCATAACGGGCCAGATGTGAGGTCTTCTACTTCAATTTCGGCACTCAGAAGAGGGTCTGAATTCAGGGCCGCCAGATACTCATTCAGCGCTCGATTCTCTTCTTCCTTAGCCTTCTTTACCATCTGATCCCAGATCCGCTTTTTCTCAATCAGGGTTCCCGGGATCTTATCGATGTAGGAGTTCGCATAGTTCTGGTAATCGGTTACTACTTTGTGTTTTTCATTCAGGACTTGATTCTTTTGCTCAACGATTTGAGCCAGAACGAAAAGCTCATCTATTTTCTTTCGGCGGCGCTCTTTAAAGGCATCGTTCTCGGGCAATCCCGGTATCAGAAGTAAGCGATCGCGTTCTTCTTCTAGTTTTCGAATGCGGTTTTTCTTCTCGGTTTCATAAAACCATGTCGTTCGATGCAGCTCTGCCAGCTCGGCTCCGATTTCATCCAGTCTGCGCATCGCGTCTTCATACGGCATGCCCACAATGCTGTCTGTGGGGATTTTGCCTGTTCCCTTTTTCAGCAGGTTGAGATTGGCTTTTTCTTTGACAAGCTCGGCTACGCGAAAATCACGAACGATAAACGCCGCCTGGCGCGCATACGGAGCCAGGATCTGGTCTTCGAATCGTTCTTCTGCGGACTGTTTAGCCTCATCAGCATAATGCTGGCGAACTTTGTACGCGACGGGATCTTCGAGGATGGAGATTTTATCCAGCACATAGCTTAGAACATTGTTTTTCAATGCCTTGTTCGTTGTTGTAGTTTGCGCGTCAATTGCTTCGACTACGACACGAAGAAGGTCAATTTTTTCTTCCTTAAATGCTTGATCCACGAACCGGTAGACCGCCTCGTTGTAGTTTTCTTTGGCAGCTTTACCAACCAGGTTCCGGGCTTGCTGATCATCTTCAACGGATATTTCGCTCGAATCTTGCTGCACGCTGACCGGCACACGAAACGTCGCAGTGCCATCAGCACCCGTTAGAGATTGATTCGGATCCTCATCACTCCCGGTTTGTTCGTCCTTGATGCTCTGCCATGGCAAAAGCGGGGATGGATAACTCGCAATCAGAAGATTTGCATTGGCGACAGGGTGGTTGACCTTCGTGCCGGCCTGAAGAACCTCTTCTGTTGCTTTGACCTTGACTGTGATAACAACAGTTACTGGTTTTGCTGCTTCTGTTTCAGTCCCCGAACCGGCAGGTGAAATGCCCACAAAAAGCGAAAAAATCAGGAATGCGATGATACAACGATCCGTGAATTTCATATTAGTGATCACTGCAGGTTCAGGAAGAACCAGCCTTCGCGCGCATTTCCGTTCTGGTGTTCAACGACCAGGCGAATCGTCCATTCTCTTGATCCGCTTAACTCCGCTGCGGGAATCGTGCCTAGCACACCGTCCCGCACTGGGCGGTTCAGTTCCCCGTTGATCTTTTTCCATTGCGCCGGTTTTTTCCCGGCGCCTATTTCTATATGGCCCCTTTGAAACTGATTCGCATCGGCAGTACCGGTTACTTGAACAAAAGGCTGACCCTCTTTTCTCACTACAGCTACGCTATCGATTTCCGGGATCAGGAAAAATTTCGGATCGGCATTCAACGCGGCTTTCATATTCAGTACACCGTAACCTGTGTGCTGATCTTTCCCGGGAGCATCCAGATCTATTGCCGAATGCAGCAGCATTCGCTCCACGTCTTCATTACTCAGCTTTGGATTCATCGAAAACAGCAAGGACGCAGCTCCTGCGACGATCGGAGCAGCGAAAGAAGTTCCGCTGGCACGGTAATATCTTTTATCTTTGCCGACATAGGATGATCCAATCTCATATCGAACGCCGCGGATATCTCTCAACAAATCGGTTCGTCTCGCGCGCAGACTTAGCACATCATCGCCCGGTGCGGAGATGTCAATTCCGTCACCATAATTGGAATAGACGGCTCTGCTATCCTTGACGTCACTTGCAGCAACCGCGATCACGTTGTTGAGGCCCGCCGGGCTGTAGTTGCTTATGTCAATCGCTTCATTTCCGGCGGCAACCACAATCACGACGCCTTTAGAATGGGCATAGTCGACCGCCATCTGTTCGGTTCGCGTGAGGTTATTGCCTCCTAAACTCAGATTGATGACACGCGCGCCATTGTTTGCAGCATAAATAATTGCTTCCGCAATATAAGAAGCGCGGGTATGACCAAAACTATTGAGCGCTTTGAGCACCATGATTTGTGCATTGGGACTCACGCCGGCAATGCCGATACCATTGTTGTGCGCGGCCGCGATCACTCCTGTCACGAACGTTCCGTGTCCGCCGTGATCCCATGGTCTGTTGTTTTTTTCAACGAAGTTCCAACCGATCCTATCGTCCACGTAGCCGTTTCGGTCATCATCTCTGTTGTTTCCCGGAGCTTCATCATGATTGTTCCAGAGATTGCTCCAGGAAATGTCCTTGTGGTTCCAGTCCAGTCCCGTATCGATTACCGCAATTGTTACGGGACTGCCGTTCTTTACAAGATTCCAGACGGAGTCTTCTCCCGCTGTGAAGCCGGCTCTCTTGATGGCCCACTGGTCATCGTAGCTTTGTTTCCAGCTCGAACGACTGAAGAAATACGGATCGTTCGGTGAAGCCTCACTGCGAACGAAATTGATTTCTACACGTTCGACGTTCGGAATCTTTTCAATAATTTTCCGGATAGCGTCTTCTAATTCGGGTGAAAATCGGAGTGCCTGAAAATTGTGATCGGGTAGCTCAAAGGAGTGATCTAAATATGGAGTGAGTTGATCAAGAGCCGATTTGTCTTCATCTGTAATTCCCGGCGCTTTCCTGATAATCACAATCAGACCCTTCACCGGTGAAAGATCGAGATTGACGGGAACATCGACCTTGGCTGGAACCTTCGATGTTCCGGAAACAGCAGGAACAGGCGATGGCGCCGGGGGTGTCGTCGCCAACTTTGGCGCAAACGCCGGGTCGGGAGCGTAGATCGGTTTTCCGCTTGGATCCGTACCAACACGCTTGTAAACATCCGTAACCAGATCGGGATCGTACTGTTTTACAATATCCAGGTCGACTTTGCCTTCATCGATCAGTTTGAAAATCGGACGCCCGTTGGCGTCTTTTCCAATCTCCACATATTTAATGAAGCCCCATCTTTCCCACATTGCCCTTTTGAAGTTGCGCGCATCTCGAAGATGCTCGTATCTTCCGATCGTGGTGGGTATTGCTTCCAGGCTTGGGATATGATTTTCGTGCGGGTTCATTGCCATCTCTAAGCGGCGTCCTTCGACAACTCCAGTATCAACATCCACTTTTGCTAGACGGTCGCTTTCACCATACCCTGCATACTTTTCTCCTTCTTTGAATAACCTGTTTCCCAGGTGTCCATCCTCCGAAATGATGTTTAAACTCGTTAGAAACTCATCCGTTGCCATTAGTTGATGCATTTGCTCTTTCGTTAATTTCCCTGATGCGGGACGCCATCCTTCCGCGTATTTTTGAAGCAGAAGAACCGGCGGCATCCCTTCCAGGTCTGCGGCACGGACGCCTGGATAATAAATCGGCTGGCCCGGTATCGCTCCAAGAAGCTCAGCTCCCTCTTTTTGTCCTATGGCCGCTAACTCGCCCGCGTTCTCCGCTTTTGGATTATGGAAGATTTTGATGACCATGTCGTCAATTAGAGTGCCATCGGGGCGTCGTACACCAAAAACGAGCCCAAGTTCTCCGCTTCCCACGTAATCATCAATGATTACCTCTATGTGCTTTCCTTCTCCGGTTGGTACAACGACTTTTTTCCCCTTGTACCGCCGGGCAATTTCTTGAATTTCTTGCAATGCCTCTTCCGCGGCAGCAGCATCTTTTGCTTTCTTTGCGTCTCTGTACTTTTTACCCGCGTCCCAAAGATCATTGAGATCTTTTGTTGGAATAAGATCCGATCGCGCCGCAGTGACCGGAGCTTGCGGATTCCGCACCGTCACTTCGGTTTTTTCAGGTTTTGCAGTCACTACATCATCTTCTGAGCGTTTCGGTGCGACTTCGGTTTTTTCAGGAGGTGGGGAAGTCCCTATATCATCTTCTGCGCGCTTGGTTACCACTGAAGTTTTGTCTGGAGGTGGTGCGGTCCCGATATTGTCTTCAGGATTGCGCGCTGCTACTTCGGTTTTTTCAGGAGGTTTGGCGGTAACAACATCGTCCTCTACCCGTGGTTTTGCAGCTGGACCGGCAATTTCAGTAACGGGCTCGGTTAGTACAGACCCTTCCTTTGCTGTTTGCGCAGCGGCTCTTTCCGCTCTCGCAAGCTTTGCTTGCTTGAGCGCAATGGCAGCGCCAAAGACGTCCAGAGGCAAAAGCGCAACACTAAACCCGAAAGCAAATCTCTGAGTGCTGAAGTCCTGTTCGTAAGTGTAGAGGCTTCGTTGATCCAGTCCTCCTGCTTCAACAGCATCTCTTGCGGAAGCAAGGTCTGTCCAAACGTAATAAGTGCGGCCTCCTTCCAGAGTAACGGACACCAGCGCCACGCCCAATCCAACCACTGGAAATGGAATGGTGACCGCCATCGCCACGGCTTCACCGCCGCGGAGAATCAGCTTCCAGTACTCATCGTCAGCTTCCTGTGCCTGAAATGTGGACCGCATCGCTCCAAAGATGGCGCCAGCCATCGGTCCGTAGTACTGCGAGTAATGAGCGGCAGCCCGGTCAAAAAGAGAATCGTAAACTCGCAGCCGAAACTCGTCCGTCAATTCATCAAAAGTCCGAAGTTGAGTGAGATGGGCAATCTGCTCATTGATGTTTTCATCGAGACGGTCAATGGCGTCGCCAAGAGCCTCATCTATCAAACGATGTTTTTCCTGATCACTCTTGTCGCTTTGTTCGATTTCAGTGATGATGCGCCAAAGCGGAACACCATCTACTTCCGTACTCAAAAGGGCATCCGTATTGAGAGATTTCAGGTATTCATCTCGCGCCAGGTTCACTACCTGCTCAGCATCTCTGTATTTCTGAGTTCGATAGTCCATGTCTATTTCCATCCCTTCAGATGGGATGACGAATAGGTCGTCATAAGCATCGTCAAGAACTTCAAGAGCGCTCTCAAGAGTCTTGTTGTTTTGCGCTACGATTTTGGATTGCTCAATAAGACCGTCGATTTTCCTGTCGCGAGCCTGGCGCCACAAATCGTTGACCGGGATGCCTGGAATGGTTAGTATTCGGTCCCTTTCCGCCTCCAGCTCAGCGATGCGGGCCAGTTTCTTCTGACGTTCGGAGTAGGCGAACACGTTGATGGCATAAGGCATCGTCCGGTTCAACTCTGCGATTTCGCTTCCAATTTCATCCAGACGTTTCAGCGCGCTTTCCAAGTCATCTTGTGCAGGCGTAAAGACACTGTCAGCGGGAGCATCTTTCTCTTTCTCCTTCAGAAGATTCAGCAAAGCCTTTTGATGCATCAGCTCTGCGATTCGGAAGTCGCGCAGCATCAAAGGAGCCTGCCGGGTTGACCCCATTAGAAATTGATTTCCGTATCGTGAAGGAAAGTTTTTTGCTTGCTGTTCATAGGAAGCTCGTACCACGTAACCTTCGGGATCTTCCAGGATGGCAATTTTATCCAGCACATAGTTCAGAACATCTTCTTTCAGCTTCTTATTCTTTGTTTCAGGTTGCGCGGCAATGGAATCAACCACCGCATAAAGAACTTCGATGTCGCCTTCTTTGAAGGCATCGTCAACCAGGCGGTACACCGGCTCGTTGTAGTTTTCTTTTGATGCTTTCTCAACCACGCTGCGCGCGTGCAGCACTTCTTTACTGAGCAGGATTATCGGAGCTGCAGTGGACTGATCTGTTTTGAATAAAACTTGTTGTGTAACGATCGGCAAGATGAATGTGGCATTGCCATCCAGATCGGTTACCAGCTGAATCGAGTCCTCATCATGGGCAGTTTCTTCATCCTTGACACCTTCCCATGGGAGAGGTGACGATTGAAAGCTAGGAATGAGGAGATTCGCATCTGAAACAGGATGATTAACTTTTGTTCCCGCCTCAAGGACCTGTTCTGTCGCCTTGACTTTGACGGTGATCGTGACAACCGCGGGTCCGTTTCGATTTTGCGCGCCGCTCGGAGCAACCGGCACCGTGATCAAACCTCCCGTGAATGCGCTGTCGCTCCGGTCAACCTCTATTGTTATGGAATCGCATTTGTCGCAGATCGGCGTGACTTCTCCAGCCTCTAACAATGTAGTAGGAATGATTAAGAAGATGGAAAGATAGATTCTTAAGAGATTTGAAAAGAATCGGTACATCTTCCGTCCACCCTAATTCAGTTTCAGATAAAACCACCCTTCGCGAGTCTTTCCATTTTGGTGTTCCAATACCAGGCGGACTGTCCATTCTGCTGATCCTGCAAGTTCGGTTGGCGGTATGAAACCGAGAACTTTATTTCGCACGGATTGTTTTAGATCTGCAGAGACCTTTTTCCATGAAGTGGGTTTTTTTGTCATTCCGATTTCCAGATGCGCATTCTTGAACTGATCGGCGTAGGCCGTGCCGCTGACCTGAACCAGCTGTTTGCCTTCTTTGGAAACGACCTGGACATTGTTAATCTCAGCATTCAAGAAGAATTTGCGATCAGCTTTTAATGCGGCCCTCGCATCCAATATCCCGTAACCGGTGTGTTTGTCTTTTCCAGGCACATCGGCGTCTCTGGCAGATTGAACTAGCATCCGTTCTACTTCTTCATTTGTTAACTCCGGATAAATCGAAAAAAGTAAAGCGGCTGTACCGGATACAATCGGCGCGGAGAAAGAAGATCCACTGGCGCGGTAATACCTCTTATCTACACCAACATAAGAGGTTCCCGCAGTGTATTGCACTCCGGGGATATCGAGTAAAAGATCGGTTCGTCTGGCACGAAGACTCAAAACATCATTTCCGGGCGCTGCAAGATCGATCTCACCAAAATTGGAATAAACGGCCCTCTGATCCTGAACGTCGCTAGCCGCGACTGTAAGCACGTCTCTTAAACCTGCGGGACTGTACTTGCTGATATCGACGGCTTTATTTCCGGCAGCAACAACAATAACTGATCCTTTGGACCGCGCGAAATCCACGGCCAGTTGTTCTGTTTTGGTAAGCTCGTAGCCTCCCACGCTTAAGTTGATTACACGCGCGCCATTGTTGGCTGCATAAATGATCGCTTCCGCAATGTACGAAGCTCGCGAATGGCCAAGACCGTTGAGAGCCTTCAAGACCATGATCTTCGCGTTTGGATTGATACCGGCAATTCCTTCTTTATTGCCTGGTGTTGCTGCAATGATTCCGGTAACAAACGTGCCATGGCCATTGTGATCCCATGGCGTAGTCGTTCTCTGATAAAAATCCCAGCCAATGAAATCGTCCACGTAGCCGTTCTTATCATCGTCTCTTCCGTTCTCCGGAATCTCTTTCGAGTTCGACCATATGTTGTCCCAGGAAATATCCTGGTGATTCCAGTCCAGTCCACTATCAACAACGGCTACCACAACAGGATTCTTTTTGAGCTTGATATTCCACGGTGAATCTTGTTCACTTGTATAACCCACGCGTTTGATAGCCCATTGATCATCAAAGTTTTGCTTCCACGATGCTTTCGAGTGGAAATAGGGATCGTTTGGCACATCCTCCGGTCCGCGGCACGGATTCACTTCGATGTAGGAAACATTGCTTAGCCGGCTGAAAGAGTCCTGTAATTGTGATGTGAGAGTGTTCGGGTATTCAAAATTCGTGAAAATATGTTGTCCGTCGGTAAAGATCTGCCGAATTGAAACTTGCGATCCTAGTTTTGGCAACTGGTACCCGACTTTCGTGAGAAATTCATTCGGTACTGCATCGAAGGCAACAATGGTGCTGTCCGTTGGCGTTGCGTCGACTTTGAACGAGTCTTGAATTCCCACGTCTCTAGTTAAGCTGCGATTCGCCTGAGCAATTTTTGATTGCACATGAACTTGTTGATTAGTGAATTCTATGAATCCGTCCGATCCGGTTTTGAGGTGATTCGGGTTATCCTGATGACCGGTCTGCGAGTCTTTTGTGCTTCCGGCAACATTCGGCAAATCAGGGATCAACTCCTGAATCTGGAGGAGTGCATCTTTTACAGCTTCATCAACGTTTTGTCCGCGCACGATAACTTCGATTGTTACTTTGAAGCCCTCTTCACCGGTGAGTACAGGCTGATCCTTCTTTTCGTCTGGCGGTTCGGGCGCCGGATCTTGAGGCGTCTCCTCTTTTTTCTTATCGTCACCGATAATTAATGCAGTTAAGCTGCTCGATTCAGCTTTGTTAGTTCCCGGTCGAATCCGGAATTCCTCGGTGGGTCCCCAATGTGGATTGTTAAAAGTGAATCCACCGAAGACATTGTGATTCGGAGTAAAAAACGTTTGAGCATCTTTGGTCGTTATGTCTAAGTAATTGCCCAACGGTTCGCTTGTGGTAGTCGGATCACGAAAATCACCTGTAAATGGCGGTGTATTTACCGGGCCATTCGGGATATCAACAGGATTGTTAATGCCGCCGGAAGTGGAAAACAAGTTCGGCCTGCCATCAGTGATTACCGGTGTTCCTCCGGGTGGCACGCTGATTCGGAGCTCCCGGCTTCCAGGAGCACACGGACCCACGCTGAGGGTGACAGTGAAAAACTGTTCCTCCTGATCCGTTACTTTTTCCGGCTTTTGTCCTTTGCATTTTTTCTCACAATCTTCCAGCTCCTTTTTGAGATTATCGATTTCCTTCGACTTTGCGTAGATTTCTTCTGTTAACCCGGGAATCTTCCAGTTAAGCGCCTCCATTTCTTTACCGACGTCAGCGTCCTCGGTTTCCAGTTTGTCGAGTTTTTTTTGAAGTGAATCCTTTTTGACTGGATCCGTTTCCTTCTCAAGCAGAGCCTTTGTATCCCCAATTTCAATACCTAATTTGACCGACCTCTTGAGCAAGTCATTCCATCTGTCCATACTTCGTTCTTTTTCATCCATAAGGTCGTTTTGTTTCTTTTCGGCTTCAGCCAATCGCTTGGCAATATCCTCACATTCCGGACAAGGACTCAGAGGGCCGGAGCCCCCTGAGCCGTCTGCGAATTGTTCTCCGGAAGGAGCCAGGCATGCAACTAGAAACGCGAACCAGAAGACTAATCTCAGTTTTCCAAGCATGGCGCTACTCTGAAAATTCTCTTATTAGAATCCAAATCCGGTGCGTGCTCTGACGCGATAGTTGTTTCCATCAAAGCTCGCCTCAACCCCCGCGATGAAATGGCCTGCGCGGAAATCGATTCCGGCAACGCCTTCAATCGTGTTTTCTTCAAGTACTTCCGCAAAGGAAAGCGTTCCAATTACGCTGAATCCCGGAAAGGCGGCCGAACCATCCGCCTCAAGATTTGCGTCCAGGCCAATTGTTCGAAAAGTACCGCGGACGCCTCCAAAGGGAGCAAAATGCTCAAAGTTGTAGCCAACAATCCCTTCCACAAGATGTGATTCGTAATCGAAAACGAAGTCCTGTTTTGTTACGACAGCGTTATTCGCTCTAAACGCCGGACTGACATTCATATCCATATCGACAATCGTGTCATACCGGTACTCCCCCGTTCCAAACCAGTTGCAGTCATCACAGAAAAAGAAGAGAACGCCGACGCCGACGCCCAGAATTGTTCCATCTCCGCTAAACCGTTGTTGCACCCCTGCCGGATTAGTCGGATTGACAAATTCGAGATCCACATCAGCCGGTGAAACCATGAAAGAAACGTAGGGATAGAACAGTCTTCGCCCTGATCCACCGCCGGAGGAATCTTCAGCGCTGCTTGCAAATGAATTCCGCGATGCGAAACCGCTGAGCTTGTTGCTGCTTAACGCGGAACCGCCGCCAAAGCTACCGAGTCCGATATTCACTCCTGCGCCATAGGAGTTGATGTCAAGTGACTGTACAAGTCCGTCGTTTGTTTTGTCGAGAAGCGCCTGGCTCGCTTTCTCATCTGTGGCGTCTGAAAACACGACGTTTCCGGATGTATCCCTGACTGTGAGTGTAGTCCTTGACGAAGACGCGGTGCGCGTCACGTCATCCAATGATTCAACTTGAGGCTGGAAACTTACATTGGTTCCCGGTTTCAGCGGACGTCTGGAGTACGAAAAAGGTTTTTCCGCCGTAAACGTAACGTTACTTGTTTCATTTGGTCTGACTGTAACGCCTTTCTTTATCATCTCGCGAGATTTGTGACGGATTCTTATTGTGTAAGTTCCTTCTTCCACATTTGCGTAGCCATTCTTGTCAGTCTTCAACTCGGACGAAGTACCGTCCTGCGAAATGATGGTGAGCTCAGCTTCTCCAATGGGATCCCCTGATTCATCCTGAAAGTAAATCGACCCGACTACTGCCCAGGCCGAAGAAGCTAAAAACAGACCGGCAAACAGTATGGCAAGCCGAAAAGTTAGCCCATAAATCTTTGACATTCTTGTGTACCTCCTTCCTTAACTACAGATGGAGACGGACAGATCAGAAAAAGTTAGGAGATTCTGTTTGGGTAAACTTACTTTTGCAACGCGGAGGTCCAGTTCAGGAGAACAGCAATCAAAGATGCATTGGAATCCTGGACGGGGGCATTGATAAGAAAACGGGTGCCATCGGGCGATGGTACGTACTGTTTGTTCCAACCTAAATCAGCGCTTCTCACCGTTGTTTCGAAAAGAGGTTTTGGATTGTCAGGCTCAAAACTCCCTTCCTTCTTTAACGTGACCATCATCAGTCTTTGGGCTGAGTCGATATAGTAAAGTTCTGCAGAGTCATTGCGCCAGGCCGGCTGTGAACCCCCTTGAATCGAAATCTGCCACTTGCCGCTGAGCGATGGAAAATCCTGAACGTAGACTTCCGGCAGGCCGGTTTCATCCGATGTATAAGCAATCCATTTTCCATCGGGTGAGATCTGATTCTGACATTCATTAAACCGCGTGTTTAAAAGTGGTTCGGGTTTGGCATTCTTCGAGTCGAGTACCATCCACAAATCCAGCTTTGTCTTTGGATCATCGGCTTGAAAAACAAGGAACTTGCCATCAGGCGAGAAACTACCGGGCCATTTATTTTGGGGCGATGAAAATAACACGGTTTCTGTGCTGATTCCTGTGGAGGGCTTGACGTAAAGATCGAGATGCCCATCGCGCGATGAGGAATATGCGATACGGGAACCATCCGGATGCCATACTGGAGTGCCTGCATCTGAATGAAAAGTAAATCGCGAGAGCCGGTTTCCGTTCAGCTCAATTAACCAGATGTCTTCAGCATCCGATTCTGGATTTCTTCGCTTGACTGCTATACGCGATCCTCCCGGTGCAAGCGTCGGCTCATCATAATCTCCTGGTGGTCCTACAACTGCAAGACGTGTTCCGTTTCGATCAACCCAGGCGAGCTGAGTAATTGCTCCTGCCGCCTGCTGGTATGCGAGAACTCCATCACGGGAAACGGAAAACACACCGTAACCGCTGCTCCCTTTTTGAATTTGCACATTCTCAGCAACAAGCTGCGGGTCTCCTTCCAATTGAAATTTTTCCATATCAAAAAGTTGAGACATCAGTTTCCCTTCCACCAAATAAAGGAGATAACCGGGGCGCACATATTGAACGCTGCGCGCGTTCGCGAAAAGCTTCCTGCTCTTTCCCGAATCCAGAGAACCAATCCAGACCGCTTCTTGTTGCGGCTCTAATCCCTGACTCAAGTAAAGGAAATGTTCGCCATCGGGTAAGAATTGTGGGAAGCGATGGCTTGCTTCATCTTCCTGCAATTCTGTTGCGCGGCTCGCCGCGCCACCGGTCGCAGGGATGCGATACAACGGAGACAGCACATTGGGCGAGAAAAGAATTTCATCCTTCTGATTCCACGTCGCCCCGCGCGGCTCACGGACATCGGACAAAGTGAGCACTGAGCCGCTGGAAACTTCAACTTTCTTGAGTTTTCCTTGAGCAAAAAAACCAAGGAACCGGCCATCAGGTGACCAGAAAGGATACTCCGCGCCCTCCGTGCCTGATACGCTTTTTGCTTCAATAGAATCCATGGATCGAATCCACAATACATTCTTTC
Coding sequences within:
- a CDS encoding protein kinase, which translates into the protein MASLSTGTRLGPYEILALIGAGGMGEVYRAKDARLDRTVAIKVLPSHLSDKQELRLRMEREARTISCLSHPNICILYDTGHEGDIDFLVMEYLEGETLADRLAKGALPLDRLLDLAIQIAGALDAAHKKGIIHRDLKPGNIMLTKSGAKLLDFGLAKFQMVETPTLVSDSAAITAAHNLTVQGTILGTIGYMAPEQLQGNEADARSDIFSFGAILYEMATRQKAFRASNHASLIAAILSSEPDSIVSIQPHLPVSLDRVIKTCLAKDPENRWQTVRDLTLQLKWIAEGSTVTAVMPLTKVRKRWPRIAAGLALLFLLGTAAVFLSRFVNVPVQQSVVRFVVLPPEKTTFHPGLAVSPDGNHLAFIASHKGKNVLWIRSMDSIEAKSVSGTEGAEYPFWSPDGRFLGFFAQGKLKKVEVSSGSVLTLSDVREPRGATWNQKDEILFSPNVLSPLYRIPATGGAASRATELQEDEASHRFPQFLPDGEHFLYLSQGLEPQQEAVWIGSLDSGKSRKLFANARSVQYVRPGYLLYLVEGKLMSQLFDMEKFQLEGDPQLVAENVQIQKGSSGYGVFSVSRDGVLAYQQAAGAITQLAWVDRNGTRLAVVGPPGDYDEPTLAPGGSRIAVKRRNPESDAEDIWLIELNGNRLSRFTFHSDAGTPVWHPDGSRIAYSSSRDGHLDLYVKPSTGISTETVLFSSPQNKWPGSFSPDGKFLVFQADDPKTKLDLWMVLDSKNAKPEPLLNTRFNECQNQISPDGKWIAYTSDETGLPEVYVQDFPSLSGKWQISIQGGSQPAWRNDSAELYYIDSAQRLMMVTLKKEGSFEPDNPKPLFETTVRSADLGWNKQYVPSPDGTRFLINAPVQDSNASLIAVLLNWTSALQK